One genomic region from Arthrobacter sp. FB24 encodes:
- a CDS encoding molybdopterin-dependent oxidoreductase: MKKLTNWLKGPTALAALAGVAAAAVVLSVAELIGAFFTARATPLIALGSTFIDFTPPWLKDFAIATFGTNDKAALFAGMGLTIFLLACVLGVVAYRKWSLGVAGVLLMGAVIVASVVTRASVEPLDAIPSLIGTAAGLVVLRLLITRLWRMRSWPGVAADVAAKDTERPATTRRAFFAASGITAVAAAIAATGGRLLSAARSNIAQARESLQLPSPAKAAPAVPAGVQSAAPGVTPWITPNNEFYRIDTALSVPEINAEEWELRVHGLVEQEVTLTFQDLLDAELIESHVTLTCVSNPVGGNLAGNAKWLGLPLREVLKMARPKDGADMVLSTSEDGFSASTPLEVLQDDRDAMLAIGMNGEPLPLEHGYPVRMVVPGLYGFVSATKWVVDLEVTRFADSKAYWTDRGWSERGPIKTMARVEVPKSFAQVPVGKVAIGGTAWAQTRGITKVEVQIDNGPWTEAVLSTEASVVTWRQWSFEWDATPGPHYIKARATDGTGEVQTDKRADPVPDGASGWQSVMVTVQ, encoded by the coding sequence ATGAAGAAGCTTACGAACTGGCTCAAGGGTCCCACTGCGCTGGCCGCGCTGGCAGGCGTGGCTGCGGCCGCCGTCGTACTTTCCGTTGCGGAACTGATCGGCGCCTTCTTCACGGCGCGGGCAACGCCGCTCATTGCCCTCGGCTCAACCTTTATCGACTTCACGCCGCCGTGGCTGAAGGATTTCGCCATTGCCACGTTCGGCACCAATGACAAGGCGGCACTGTTCGCGGGGATGGGACTGACCATCTTCCTGCTCGCCTGCGTGCTCGGCGTCGTGGCGTACCGGAAGTGGTCGCTGGGCGTGGCCGGCGTCCTCCTGATGGGCGCGGTCATTGTTGCCAGCGTTGTGACCCGGGCCAGCGTGGAACCGCTGGACGCCATCCCTTCGCTGATCGGCACCGCGGCCGGGCTGGTGGTGCTGCGGCTGCTGATCACGCGGCTGTGGCGGATGCGTTCATGGCCCGGCGTCGCCGCGGATGTCGCCGCCAAGGACACCGAACGCCCGGCCACCACCCGCCGCGCCTTCTTCGCCGCCAGCGGGATCACCGCAGTGGCGGCTGCCATCGCGGCAACCGGCGGCCGGCTGCTCAGCGCGGCACGGAGCAATATTGCCCAGGCCCGCGAATCGCTCCAGCTGCCTTCCCCGGCCAAGGCAGCCCCCGCTGTACCGGCGGGTGTCCAGTCCGCCGCCCCGGGGGTCACGCCGTGGATTACCCCCAACAACGAGTTCTACCGGATCGACACGGCCCTGAGCGTGCCGGAGATCAACGCCGAGGAATGGGAGCTTCGCGTCCACGGCCTCGTGGAGCAGGAAGTCACCCTGACGTTCCAGGACCTGCTCGACGCCGAACTGATTGAGTCCCACGTGACACTCACGTGCGTGTCGAATCCCGTGGGCGGCAACCTGGCGGGCAACGCCAAATGGCTGGGACTGCCCCTCCGTGAGGTCCTCAAGATGGCCCGCCCCAAGGACGGCGCAGACATGGTGCTGTCCACCTCCGAGGATGGCTTCAGCGCGTCGACTCCGCTCGAGGTGCTGCAGGATGACCGCGACGCCATGCTGGCGATCGGCATGAACGGCGAGCCCCTGCCGCTGGAACACGGCTACCCCGTCCGCATGGTGGTCCCGGGCCTATACGGTTTTGTCTCCGCCACCAAATGGGTGGTGGACCTTGAAGTGACCCGCTTCGCTGACAGCAAGGCCTACTGGACGGACCGCGGCTGGTCCGAGCGCGGTCCCATCAAGACCATGGCCCGGGTGGAGGTGCCCAAGTCCTTCGCGCAGGTCCCGGTCGGCAAAGTGGCCATCGGCGGCACCGCCTGGGCGCAGACGCGCGGCATTACCAAGGTGGAGGTGCAGATCGACAACGGCCCCTGGACCGAGGCGGTGCTGTCCACCGAAGCATCCGTGGTGACGTGGCGCCAGTGGTCGTTCGAATGGGACGCCACCCCCGGCCCGCATTACATCAAGGCCCGGGCCACGGACGGTACCGGCGAGGTCCAGACGGACAAGCGCGCCGATCCCGTGCCCGACGGCGCTTCCGGCTGGCAGTCGGTTATGGTGACCGTGCAATAG
- a CDS encoding asparaginase: MPENPHATFTVESAVELAVVERSGFVESRHIGSAVVLAADGTVVTQLGDITTPIYARSALKPLQALAAMQSGVPLRGAQVALACASHTGSLDHMDVVEGMLKAAGVKEEQLQCPAAWPQDENARHWLIRSEQGRSKLAFNCSGKHAAFLWACTENGWDTHSYLEPNHPLQQRVRSAIEEYSGERIAHLGIDGCGAPVAAISLTGLARAYSRLAKAPGDKNSNARAATIATSMLDYPWAVQGKGEPNTIVMDELEIIAKIGAEGVLAMATTTGVSVAIKVLDGNLRATTLVGLTLLAASGAVDIPGVSSVLEKVVEPVLGGGRPVGKIRLGHAVSALLD; this comes from the coding sequence ATGCCAGAAAATCCGCATGCCACATTCACAGTGGAGTCCGCCGTCGAACTGGCAGTCGTGGAACGAAGCGGTTTCGTCGAATCCCGGCACATCGGCTCAGCCGTGGTCCTTGCCGCCGACGGAACGGTGGTCACGCAGCTCGGCGACATCACCACCCCCATCTACGCCCGCTCGGCGCTGAAGCCCCTGCAGGCCCTGGCGGCCATGCAGTCCGGGGTTCCCCTGCGCGGCGCACAGGTCGCCCTGGCCTGCGCCAGCCACACCGGTTCCCTGGACCATATGGACGTCGTGGAGGGGATGCTGAAGGCCGCGGGGGTCAAGGAGGAGCAGCTGCAGTGCCCTGCTGCCTGGCCGCAGGACGAGAACGCCCGCCACTGGCTGATCCGGTCCGAACAGGGCAGGTCCAAGCTCGCGTTCAACTGCTCGGGTAAGCACGCCGCGTTTCTGTGGGCCTGCACGGAAAACGGCTGGGACACACACAGCTACCTTGAGCCCAACCATCCGCTGCAGCAGCGCGTCCGCTCCGCAATCGAGGAATACTCCGGCGAGCGGATCGCGCACCTGGGGATCGACGGCTGCGGCGCTCCGGTGGCGGCCATCTCCCTGACCGGGCTGGCACGGGCCTACTCGCGGCTGGCCAAGGCCCCCGGGGACAAGAATTCCAATGCGCGCGCCGCCACCATCGCGACCTCCATGCTCGACTACCCGTGGGCAGTCCAGGGCAAGGGTGAGCCCAACACCATCGTGATGGACGAACTGGAGATCATCGCCAAGATCGGTGCGGAAGGCGTGCTTGCCATGGCCACCACCACGGGCGTTTCCGTGGCCATCAAGGTGCTGGACGGAAACCTGCGCGCCACCACGCTGGTGGGCCTGACCCTGCTGGCCGCCTCGGGCGCCGTGGACATCCCGGGCGTCTCCAGCGTGCTGGAAAAAGTAGTGGAACCCGTCCTCGGCGGCGGACGGCCTGTGGGCAAGATCCGGCTGGGCCATGCCGTCTCGGCGCTCCTGGACTGA
- a CDS encoding sterol carrier family protein: MAVSRRRIDIEEGRAALAAWLEAAGPASGGPASGVPRAVTATAVRYTLEEVTARAPGNSVEVRVPPFGVTQCVEGPRHTRGTPPNVIECDAATWLAMATGQMGWADAVASGKVAASGLRADLSELLPL; the protein is encoded by the coding sequence ATGGCTGTTTCACGTCGACGCATTGATATCGAAGAAGGCCGCGCCGCCCTGGCCGCGTGGCTGGAAGCCGCCGGACCGGCGTCGGGCGGACCGGCGTCGGGCGTTCCGCGTGCCGTGACCGCGACGGCGGTGCGCTACACCCTGGAGGAGGTCACGGCGAGGGCGCCGGGCAACTCCGTGGAGGTGCGCGTTCCGCCGTTCGGCGTCACGCAGTGCGTGGAAGGACCGCGGCACACGCGCGGAACTCCCCCTAACGTCATCGAGTGCGACGCCGCAACCTGGCTTGCGATGGCCACCGGCCAGATGGGCTGGGCCGACGCCGTGGCATCCGGGAAAGTGGCGGCATCGGGGTTGCGGGCGGACCTGTCGGAACTTCTCCCGCTGTAG
- a CDS encoding C4-dicarboxylate transporter DctA — protein sequence MKIPDSAALKASSAPSKKKPLYRSLFFQILIAVVAGVLIGHFWPDLGSQLRPLGDGFIQLIKMIIAPLIFLVIVTGISAVGDVKAVGRVGVKALLYFTAATLFALVFGLIVGNIVQPGAGLNIDPSTLSQEALNAKTGTTPPKDAAHFILDIIPTSVIGAFASNSLLQVLFFSVFFGAAIVVIGRERCMPVISLMETVLELIFKIMSWIMKVAPIGAFGAMAFIIGQYGLGTLGTYAKLIAACYGAAVVFIALLFLVAWGFARVPLWHFLKYTREEFLLALGTASTEAVMPRIMTKLTNAGCSRATTGLVVPTGYSFNLDGAAIYLSISLLFLAQAFGHNLDLGQQLAALGVLLLTSKGMAGVPGSSFLALSATAAALGIFPVAGVALLLGADRLMDSMRVVVNLLGNCVATFVVSKWEGQFDRGVMVRAFRGEITNHDSAIMLGVEDDFEDQELERISGGEAPSPKFRGGPNPEDIPGFQMSRPGGRPAPHERSSAAINHE from the coding sequence ATGAAGATCCCAGACTCTGCGGCGCTGAAGGCGAGTTCGGCGCCGTCGAAGAAGAAGCCCCTGTATAGGTCGCTCTTCTTCCAAATTCTGATCGCCGTTGTGGCAGGTGTTCTTATCGGACATTTCTGGCCGGACCTCGGCTCGCAGCTGAGGCCTCTCGGTGATGGATTCATCCAGCTCATCAAGATGATCATCGCGCCGCTGATTTTCCTGGTGATTGTCACCGGAATCTCGGCCGTAGGCGACGTCAAGGCGGTCGGAAGGGTTGGAGTCAAAGCCCTTCTCTACTTCACCGCGGCCACGCTCTTCGCGCTGGTCTTCGGCCTGATCGTAGGCAACATCGTCCAGCCCGGTGCCGGGCTGAACATCGATCCCAGCACGCTCTCCCAGGAAGCGTTGAACGCGAAAACCGGCACCACGCCGCCGAAAGACGCGGCCCACTTCATCCTGGACATCATTCCCACCAGCGTGATCGGTGCCTTCGCGAGCAACAGCCTCCTGCAGGTCCTGTTCTTCTCCGTGTTCTTCGGCGCGGCCATCGTGGTCATCGGACGCGAGCGCTGCATGCCGGTCATCAGCCTCATGGAAACTGTCCTGGAGCTCATCTTCAAGATCATGTCCTGGATCATGAAGGTGGCGCCCATCGGTGCCTTCGGAGCTATGGCATTCATCATCGGCCAGTACGGCCTCGGTACCCTCGGCACCTACGCCAAGTTGATTGCAGCCTGCTACGGCGCCGCCGTCGTCTTCATCGCGCTGTTGTTCCTTGTCGCCTGGGGCTTTGCCCGGGTTCCGCTCTGGCATTTCCTGAAGTACACCCGCGAAGAGTTCCTGCTGGCGCTCGGAACTGCCTCCACCGAGGCTGTTATGCCGCGGATCATGACCAAGCTGACCAATGCAGGCTGCTCACGGGCGACGACCGGCCTGGTGGTTCCCACCGGCTATTCGTTCAACCTCGATGGCGCCGCCATCTACCTTTCCATCTCCCTGCTCTTCCTGGCGCAGGCTTTCGGCCACAACCTGGACCTTGGCCAGCAGTTGGCCGCCCTCGGCGTCCTGCTCCTGACCTCCAAGGGCATGGCCGGAGTGCCCGGGTCCTCGTTCCTCGCCCTGTCCGCCACCGCAGCCGCCTTGGGAATCTTCCCGGTTGCCGGCGTGGCACTGCTCCTTGGCGCAGACCGTCTGATGGATTCCATGCGGGTTGTGGTCAACCTGCTGGGGAACTGCGTAGCCACGTTCGTGGTCTCCAAATGGGAGGGCCAGTTCGATCGCGGCGTCATGGTCCGTGCGTTCCGCGGCGAAATCACCAATCACGACTCTGCCATCATGCTCGGCGTCGAGGATGACTTCGAGGACCAGGAGCTCGAGCGGATCAGCGGCGGAGAGGCTCCGTCGCCCAAGTTCCGCGGCGGTCCCAACCCCGAGGATATCCCCGGATTCCAGATGAGCCGGCCCGGAGGCCGTCCGGCCCCGCATGAGCGCAGCTCGGCCGCTATCAACCACGAATAG
- a CDS encoding SDR family oxidoreductase — MTATHRPVPPHRPGPVAVVTGAGSGIGRAVARLMLAEGYRVVLAGRREAPLLESAAGHRQALAVTCDVTVPDDVERLFATALRKWGRVDVLFNNAGVFGPAASVDEISVADWDAVVAVNLTGSMLCAAAAVRAMKAQEPQGGRIINNGSISAHSPRPRTVAYTVTKHAMTGLTKSIELDGRDFGITCGQIDIGNTATDIMGTIGVDSGALQADGSRRVEPTFPVQDAARAVLLMAGMPPTASVGSVVITAAGMPFIGRG, encoded by the coding sequence ATGACTGCAACCCACCGGCCTGTACCACCCCACCGGCCGGGGCCGGTCGCCGTCGTGACCGGTGCAGGGTCCGGGATCGGCCGGGCGGTGGCGCGGCTTATGCTGGCCGAAGGCTACCGCGTGGTGCTGGCCGGCCGCCGTGAGGCTCCGCTGCTGGAGTCCGCAGCAGGTCACCGCCAGGCACTGGCGGTGACCTGCGATGTCACGGTGCCCGACGACGTCGAACGCCTTTTCGCCACGGCCCTCCGGAAGTGGGGGCGGGTGGATGTCCTGTTCAACAACGCGGGGGTCTTCGGCCCGGCTGCGTCGGTGGACGAAATCAGCGTGGCGGACTGGGATGCGGTGGTGGCGGTGAACCTCACCGGTTCCATGCTGTGTGCCGCCGCTGCGGTGCGGGCGATGAAGGCCCAAGAGCCGCAGGGCGGCCGGATCATCAACAACGGCTCCATTTCCGCCCATTCCCCGCGGCCCCGGACCGTGGCGTACACGGTGACCAAGCACGCCATGACAGGCCTGACCAAGAGCATCGAACTGGACGGCAGGGATTTCGGCATCACGTGCGGCCAGATCGACATCGGCAATACCGCCACGGACATCATGGGCACCATCGGAGTGGACTCCGGCGCCCTGCAGGCTGACGGCAGCCGCCGCGTGGAGCCCACGTTCCCGGTGCAGGACGCCGCCCGCGCGGTGCTGCTGATGGCAGGCATGCCACCAACGGCCAGCGTCGGCTCGGTGGTCATCACGGCAGCAGGAATGCCGTTCATCGGCCGCGGCTAA
- a CDS encoding aspartate/glutamate racemase family protein, translated as MRILVANVNTTQSMTDSIAAQARSVAAPGTEIVGLTPRFGADSCEGNFESYLAAIAVMDAVVNYPEPFDAVIQAGYGEHGREGLQELLDVPVVDITEAAASTAMFLGHKYSVVTTLDRAVPLIEDRLKLAGLDARCASVRASGMAVLELEEEPERAVEAIIEQSLAAVRDDKAEVIVLGCGGMAGLDEEIRKRAGVPVVDGVAAAVTIAESLVRLGLSTSKVRTYASPRPKTVIGWPVTAADVPAAP; from the coding sequence ATGCGCATACTTGTCGCCAACGTGAACACCACGCAGTCCATGACCGACTCCATCGCCGCCCAGGCGCGGTCCGTCGCGGCACCAGGCACCGAGATCGTGGGGCTCACGCCGCGGTTCGGCGCGGACTCCTGTGAGGGGAACTTTGAAAGCTACCTCGCCGCGATCGCCGTCATGGACGCCGTGGTCAACTACCCGGAGCCGTTCGACGCCGTTATCCAGGCCGGGTACGGAGAGCACGGACGGGAGGGGCTGCAGGAGCTCCTGGACGTCCCCGTCGTCGACATCACCGAGGCGGCGGCCTCCACGGCGATGTTCCTTGGCCACAAGTACTCGGTGGTCACCACCCTTGACAGGGCGGTTCCGCTCATCGAGGACCGGTTGAAGCTGGCCGGCCTCGATGCGCGGTGTGCCTCGGTGCGGGCCAGCGGGATGGCCGTCCTGGAGCTGGAAGAGGAGCCGGAGCGGGCTGTCGAAGCGATCATCGAGCAGTCGCTGGCGGCGGTGCGTGACGACAAGGCCGAGGTGATTGTCCTGGGGTGTGGCGGGATGGCCGGCCTGGACGAGGAGATCCGCAAGCGTGCGGGCGTCCCGGTGGTTGATGGAGTGGCGGCCGCCGTGACCATCGCGGAGTCCCTGGTGCGGCTGGGGCTGTCCACGTCCAAAGTCCGGACCTACGCCAGCCCGCGGCCCAAGACCGTCATAGGCTGGCCCGTAACGGCAGCGGACGTGCCCGCTGCGCCGTAG
- a CDS encoding NCS1 family nucleobase:cation symporter-1: protein MQTTPSVGVETDSGPTELSDQPVHPATGVEALCETASAASGRTISPSLYNIDLAPTKREGRRWTSYSIFTLWANDVHSLGNYAFAIGLFALGLGGWQILLALGVGAVLLFGLLSFSGFMGVKTGVPFPVMSRISFGIRGAQIASLLRGAVAVAWFGIQTYLASVVLRVMLVAMVPSLKELDSNSILGLSTLGWAAFVFLWIVQLIIVSFGMEMIRKYEAFAGPIILVTMAAIAVWIFIEAGGSIAWSSDNALEGADMWRTIFAGGALWVSIYGTFVLNFCDFTRSAVSKKAVVRGNFWGIPINMLLFGAIVVVMAGGQFKINGTVIQSPSDIVQTIPNTLFLVLACLALLILTIAVNLMANFVAPVYALTNLFPRHLNFRKAAWVSGTIGLIILPWNLYNNPLVIVYFLGGLGALLGPLFGVVMADYWLLRRGRVNVPELYTADPAGAYYYKKGVNPRAIIALVPAAVVALLIAFVPALEAAAPFAWFFAAGIAAVVYYFIADRSQRLEDVDGESIAVASTH from the coding sequence ATGCAGACGACCCCATCAGTCGGCGTCGAAACGGATTCCGGCCCGACAGAGTTGTCGGACCAGCCGGTCCATCCCGCAACGGGCGTCGAAGCCCTGTGTGAAACAGCGAGCGCCGCGTCCGGGCGCACCATCAGCCCCAGCCTGTACAACATCGACCTTGCTCCGACGAAGCGGGAAGGCCGCCGCTGGACGAGCTACAGTATCTTCACCCTGTGGGCCAACGACGTCCACAGCCTTGGAAACTATGCCTTCGCCATCGGGCTTTTCGCACTGGGCCTCGGCGGCTGGCAGATCCTGCTGGCCCTCGGCGTCGGTGCCGTCCTCCTGTTCGGGCTCCTAAGCTTCTCGGGGTTCATGGGCGTCAAAACCGGAGTGCCGTTCCCCGTCATGAGCCGGATCAGCTTCGGCATCAGGGGAGCCCAGATCGCCAGCCTCCTGCGCGGTGCCGTGGCCGTGGCCTGGTTCGGCATCCAGACCTACCTGGCGTCGGTGGTGCTTCGCGTCATGCTCGTGGCCATGGTTCCTTCGCTGAAGGAGCTGGACTCCAACTCGATCCTGGGGCTGTCCACCCTGGGCTGGGCCGCCTTTGTGTTCCTCTGGATCGTGCAGCTGATCATCGTCAGCTTCGGCATGGAAATGATCCGCAAGTACGAGGCTTTTGCCGGGCCCATCATCCTGGTGACCATGGCGGCCATCGCCGTCTGGATCTTCATCGAAGCCGGCGGCTCCATTGCCTGGTCTTCGGACAACGCCCTCGAAGGGGCGGACATGTGGCGCACCATCTTCGCCGGCGGCGCCCTGTGGGTGTCCATCTACGGAACTTTCGTCCTGAACTTCTGCGACTTCACCCGGTCCGCCGTTTCCAAGAAGGCAGTGGTCCGCGGCAACTTCTGGGGCATCCCCATCAACATGCTCCTCTTCGGCGCCATTGTGGTGGTCATGGCCGGCGGCCAGTTCAAGATCAACGGCACGGTCATCCAGAGCCCGTCGGACATTGTCCAGACCATACCGAACACCTTGTTCCTGGTCCTGGCGTGCCTCGCGCTGCTCATCCTGACCATCGCCGTGAACCTGATGGCAAACTTCGTGGCCCCGGTCTACGCCCTGACCAACCTCTTCCCGAGGCACCTGAACTTCCGCAAGGCGGCCTGGGTCAGCGGCACGATCGGACTGATCATCCTGCCGTGGAACCTGTACAACAATCCCCTCGTGATTGTGTACTTCCTCGGCGGCCTCGGAGCGTTGCTCGGCCCGCTGTTCGGTGTCGTGATGGCCGACTACTGGCTGCTGCGCCGCGGCCGGGTCAATGTCCCCGAGCTTTACACGGCTGACCCCGCCGGAGCCTACTACTACAAGAAGGGCGTGAACCCCCGGGCGATCATCGCGCTCGTCCCGGCGGCCGTCGTCGCGCTCCTGATAGCCTTCGTTCCGGCGCTCGAGGCAGCCGCCCCCTTCGCCTGGTTCTTCGCGGCCGGCATCGCCGCAGTGGTGTACTACTTCATCGCCGACCGCTCGCAGCGGCTCGAAGATGTCGACGGCGAATCCATCGCCGTCGCGAGCACGCACTGA